A genomic stretch from Desulfolutivibrio sulfodismutans DSM 3696 includes:
- a CDS encoding heavy metal translocating P-type ATPase, with protein sequence MHATATLRITHALPGRLRLRLRPASLLSTAASACADIPGVLDTRSNPACACLVVRYDPAQTAQEAVLAAVRAVLPAPKRPLRAVDAAPTLPACACACPEKKTSGVGRQLVRFLSLTGVMSYVFVKEVLLKAAVAQTLISPLGLTALIAAAPLLRESVRHARQKRFTMEGFLAAGCVAAAAAGQAVTALEILWIHSGAETLKAYIAERSRRSISAILDLTAKNTFILAGEVEVEVPVSAVKPRDIVVLHTGEKISVDGLVVSGEALVDESPITGRAEPEHRVAGDKVFAGAYVRQGILHVRAECVGDATYLARIMRLVEDSLENKADIESTADDLARRLLKIGMWSTLGTLVVTGSLWRAFTVLLVMACPCATVLSASTAVSSALAAAAKRGILIKGGRYLEEVGKAEVVCFDKTGTLTTNQPRIEEILNFSDLSEDELLLWAYSAEMHNHHPLALAIRHEAVSRGIDPLSHIECDFTLGKGVKALIGHDVIRLGNARYIDEAGIMTDQVQARVRPLSDRGLTVIYLAKNDAVLAALGFANELRPDAETTVAELTRTGVSQVALVTGDTENTALTLCRTLHIDLCRHSVLPEQKADIVRELQDGGRRVIMVGDGINDALALAEADIGIAMSAGGSDVAIEAADIALVKDDLADILYVRDLSRQTLRVARQNFWIATSTNLGGALAGALGLLSPVAAGLIHIVHTLGVLANSSRLLAHRPPTLAVAADPAAATPATTDDLLVRSKQ encoded by the coding sequence ATGCACGCCACCGCCACCCTTCGCATCACCCACGCCCTGCCCGGACGTCTGCGCCTGAGACTGCGCCCGGCATCGCTTCTGTCCACAGCCGCCTCCGCCTGCGCCGACATCCCGGGCGTTCTCGACACCCGCAGCAACCCGGCCTGCGCCTGCCTGGTGGTGCGTTACGACCCGGCCCAAACGGCCCAGGAGGCCGTCCTGGCCGCCGTGCGGGCCGTCCTGCCCGCGCCGAAACGTCCGTTGCGGGCCGTAGACGCGGCCCCAACCCTCCCGGCCTGCGCCTGCGCCTGCCCGGAGAAAAAAACCTCCGGCGTGGGCCGCCAATTGGTGCGTTTTTTGTCCCTGACCGGGGTCATGAGCTACGTCTTCGTCAAGGAGGTGCTGCTCAAGGCCGCCGTGGCCCAGACCCTGATCTCCCCCCTGGGGCTTACGGCCCTGATCGCGGCCGCGCCGCTTCTGCGCGAGTCGGTGCGCCACGCCCGGCAAAAACGCTTCACCATGGAGGGCTTTCTGGCCGCCGGGTGCGTGGCTGCGGCCGCCGCCGGACAGGCGGTCACGGCCCTGGAGATTTTGTGGATCCACAGCGGCGCGGAGACCCTCAAGGCCTACATCGCCGAGCGTTCCCGGCGCTCCATCTCGGCCATTTTGGATCTCACGGCCAAAAACACCTTCATCCTGGCCGGAGAGGTGGAGGTGGAGGTGCCGGTGTCGGCGGTCAAGCCGCGCGACATCGTGGTCCTGCACACGGGCGAAAAGATCTCCGTGGACGGGCTGGTGGTCTCGGGCGAGGCCCTGGTGGACGAATCCCCCATCACCGGCCGGGCCGAACCCGAACACCGCGTGGCGGGCGACAAGGTGTTCGCCGGGGCCTACGTGCGCCAGGGCATCCTCCATGTCCGGGCCGAGTGCGTGGGCGACGCCACCTATCTGGCCCGAATCATGCGCCTGGTGGAAGACTCCCTGGAAAACAAGGCCGACATCGAGTCCACGGCCGACGACCTGGCCCGCCGACTCTTGAAAATCGGCATGTGGTCCACCCTGGGCACCCTGGTCGTGACCGGCAGCCTGTGGCGGGCCTTCACCGTGCTTCTGGTCATGGCCTGCCCCTGCGCCACGGTGCTGTCGGCCTCGACCGCCGTCAGCAGCGCCCTGGCCGCAGCGGCCAAACGCGGCATCCTCATCAAGGGCGGCCGCTACCTGGAGGAGGTCGGCAAGGCCGAGGTGGTCTGCTTCGACAAGACCGGCACCCTGACCACCAACCAGCCGCGCATCGAGGAGATCCTGAACTTCTCCGACCTCTCCGAGGACGAGCTTTTGCTGTGGGCCTATTCGGCGGAAATGCACAACCACCACCCCCTGGCCCTGGCCATCAGACACGAGGCGGTCTCCCGGGGCATCGACCCCCTGTCGCACATCGAATGCGACTTCACCCTGGGCAAAGGGGTCAAGGCCTTAATCGGCCACGACGTGATCCGCCTGGGCAACGCCCGCTACATCGACGAGGCGGGCATCATGACGGACCAGGTGCAGGCCCGGGTCCGGCCCCTTTCCGACCGGGGCCTGACGGTCATCTACCTGGCCAAAAACGACGCGGTGCTGGCCGCCTTGGGGTTCGCCAACGAACTTCGGCCCGACGCGGAAACGACCGTGGCCGAGCTTACCCGCACCGGCGTCTCCCAGGTGGCCCTGGTCACCGGGGACACGGAGAACACCGCCCTCACCCTGTGCCGGACGCTTCACATCGACCTGTGCCGCCACAGCGTCCTGCCCGAGCAGAAGGCGGACATCGTGCGCGAACTGCAGGACGGCGGCCGCCGGGTGATCATGGTCGGCGACGGCATCAACGACGCCCTGGCCCTGGCCGAGGCCGACATCGGCATCGCCATGAGCGCCGGGGGCTCGGACGTGGCCATCGAGGCCGCGGACATCGCGTTGGTGAAAGACGATCTGGCCGACATCCTCTACGTGCGGGACTTAAGCCGCCAGACCCTGCGCGTGGCCCGCCAGAACTTCTGGATCGCCACCTCCACCAACCTGGGCGGGGCCCTGGCCGGGGCCCTGGGGCTTTTGTCGCCGGTGGCCGCCGGGCTCATCCATATCGTGCACACCCTGGGGGTTTTGGCCAATTCCTCCCGGCTTCTGGCCCATCGCCCGCCCACCCTGGCGGTGGCGGCCGATCCGGCCGCGGCGACACCGGCCACGACGGATGACCTCCTCGTGCGTTCGAAGCAATAA
- a CDS encoding heavy-metal-associated domain-containing protein, whose amino-acid sequence MNIQEMLELRRFITVAHHVPGRIRLKLDPAVRSHPKAMALAALADKGNGAFRARLNVLARSLVLEYDPDRIDPRLVEGVFTEDDPQEAAALADELSAAFGLTPNA is encoded by the coding sequence ATGAATATCCAAGAGATGTTGGAACTGCGCCGGTTCATCACCGTGGCGCATCATGTGCCCGGACGCATCCGGCTCAAACTCGACCCGGCCGTCCGGTCCCACCCCAAGGCCATGGCCCTGGCGGCCCTGGCCGACAAGGGCAACGGCGCGTTTCGCGCCCGGCTCAACGTTCTGGCCCGGTCCCTGGTCCTGGAATACGACCCGGACCGCATTGACCCCAGGCTCGTGGAGGGCGTTTTCACCGAGGACGATCCGCAGGAAGCGGCGGCCTTGGCGGACGAGCTGTCTGCGGCCTTCGGCCTGACACCCAACGCGTAG